GAAGGAACAATTGATCTTCCCAGAGATCGACTACGATCGCGTATCGAAAGTCCGTGGTATGGACATCGTTATCGTAACTACTGCTAACACGGATGAAGAGTCACGTGAGCTTCTCACATCACTCGGCATGCCATTCCAAAAATAAGGGAGGTCGACAACATGGCTAAGAAATCAATGATCGCACGTGAAGTAAAACGTCAAGCACTCGTTGAGCGCTTCGCAGAAAAACGCGCAGAATTGAAAGCACAAGGCGACTACATCGGCTTGAGCAAACTCCCACGTAACTCTTCAGCGGTTCGTTTACACAACCGTTGTAGTATCACTGGCCGTCCACACGGTTACATTGGTAAATTCGGTATCAGCCGTATTAAGTTCCGTGATCTTGCTCATAAAGGTCAAATCCCTGGTGTTAAAAAAGCAAGCTGGTAATTCATTAAAGTTGTGAAAGGAGGTACATCGCATGGTTATGACAGATCCGATTGCAGATATGCTTACACGCATTCGTAATGCAAACATGGTTCGCCATGAGAAGTTGGAAATGCCAGCTTCTACAATCAAACGTGAAGTCGCTGAAATCCTCAAACGTGAAGGTTTCATCCGCGATGTTGAATATCTCGAGGACAGCAAACAAGGTACGCTCCGCGTATTCCTTAAATACGGCGCAAGCAACGAGCGCGTTATCACTGGACTCAAACGTATCTCGAAACCAGGTCTTCGCGTTTACGCGAAAGCTGATGAAATCCCGAAAGTACTCGGTGGTCTCGGAATCGCTATCGTTTCAACATCTAAAGGTGTAATGACTGACAAAGAAGCTCGCCAACAAAAAGTCGGCGGCGAAGTGATCGCATACATCTGGTAATACACGCATAAAAAGAACGGAGGTGTCTTAAATGTCACGTATTGGTAAAAAGCCAGTCGTCATCCCAGCAGGCGTTACAGTAACAGTTGAAAACAACACGGTTACGGTAAAAGGTCCTAAAGGGGAACTCACACGCGAGTTCAGCCCAGCTATGGCGATCAACGTAGAAGGTAATGAATTGACTGTCACTCGTCCGAACGACGAGAAAGCAAGCCGTACGATCCACGGAACGACTCGTGCGCTTATCGCGAACATGGTCGAAGGTGTAAACAACGGTTTCGCTAAGACACTCGATATCCAAGGTGTTGGTTACCGTGCACAAAAGCAAGGTAACAAAATCGTACTCAACCTCGGTTACTCACACCCAATCGAGTACACTCCGGAACAAGGCATCGAAGTCGAAGTTCCTACGAATACGCAACTCATCGTTCGCGGAATCAGCAAAGAACGTGTTGGTCACGTCGCTGCATTGATCCGTTCGTACCGTCAGCCTGAGCCGTACAAAGGTAAAGGTATTCGTTACAGTGATGAAGTCGTTCGTCGTAAAGAAGGTAAAACAGGTAAGTAATTCGCGAATGCGAATTGACCGGAAAGGAGTGGCATAAATGATCTCAAAGGCAGATAAAAACGCTACGCGTAAAAAACGTCATGGTCGTGTCCGTCGTACAATCATCGGGACAGCAACACGTCCACGTATGAACGTATTCCGTTCGAACAAGAACATTTACGTACAAGTCATTGACGATGCAACACATGCAACACTCGCATCTGCATCATCACTCGACCTTGAAAAAGGCAACACGACTGACGCTGCAACAGCAGTTGGTAAGCTTGCAGCTGAGCGCGCTCTTGAAAAGGGTATCGAAACAGTCGTTTTCGACCGTGGAGGATATCTCTATCATGGACGTATCAAAGCTGTAGCTGAAGCAGCTCGTGAAGCTGGTCTCAAATTCTAATAGAAAAGGAGGGAACCTCTACATGCGCCAGTTAGAAATTAACATGGATCAACTCGAAGAACGCGTTGTTACCGTAAACCGCGTCGCGAAAGTAGTAAAAGGTGGCCGTCGCTTCCGTTTTGCTGCACTCGTCGTCGTTGGTGACAAGAATGGTCACGTAGGTTTCGGTACGGGTAAAGCTCAGGAAGTGCCTGAAGCGATCCGTAAAGCAATCGAAGATGCTAAGAAAAACATGGTTAACGTCCCAATCGTTAACACAACAATTCCACACGAAGTCAACGGTGTATTCGGTGCAGGTCACGTCTTCTTGAAGCCTGCTTCTGAAGGTACTGGAGTCATCGCTGGTGGTCCAGTTCGTGCGGTTCTCGAATTAGCGGGAATCAACGACATTCTTTCAAAATCACTTGGATCAAGCACTCCAATCAACATGGTTCGTGCGACTGTTCAAGGTCTCACATCACTCAAACGTGCTGAAGAAGTTGCGAAACTCCGCGGTAAAACCGTCGAAGAACTTCGCGGTTAAGAAAGGGAGGGAAAACAGATGGCGAAACTCGCAGTTACCCTCACACGCAGCATGATCGGTCGTCCGGAGAACCAACGCGTTACTACTCGTACGCTTGGTCTCCGTAAGATGCACCAGACTGTTGTCGTACCTGACAACGCTGCTATGCGTGGGATGATTAACCACGTGTCACACTTAGTGACAGTAAAAGAAATTCAAGAGTAATAGTTCGATATAATTTTATGAGGAGGTGCCCCACTATGAAACTCCATGAATTGAAACCAGCTGCTGGTTCACGTTCAGAACGCAACCGTGTAGGTCGCGGTATGTCTTCTGGTAACGGTAAGACTTCTGGCCGTGGTCACAAAGGTCAAAAAGCTCGTTCAGGCGGTGGTGTTCGTCCAGGTTTCGAAGGTGGACAAAACCCACTTTACCGTCGTTTACCAAAACGCGGCTTCAACAACCCAACTCGTAAAGAGTTCGCGGTCATTAACCTTGACACACTCAACCGTTTTGAAGAAGGAACTGAAATCACTCCAGAACTTCTTGTCGAGACTCGTACAGTCAAAGGCATGAAAGACGGCGTTAAGATCCTTTCTAACGGTAAGATCGAAAAGAAACTAACAGTTAAAGCTCATAAGTTCTCCGAAGCTGCGAAGCAAGCGATCGAAGCTGCCGGCGGTACGGTTGAGGTGATCTAATGTTTCAAGCGATCTCCAATATGTGGCGCGTAGCTGACATTCGTCGGCGCATTCTCTTTACCTTGGCAATGGTCATCGTGTTCCGGATCGGAGCACATATCCCAGTGCCAATGGTAAACACGGAAGTGTTCAAGATCGACCAGAATGGTATTCTTGGTTTCTTGAACTCGTTCGGTGGGAATGCTTTGCAGAATTTCTCACTCTTTGCGATGGGAATCATGCCGTATATCACGGCCTCGATCGTTGTCCAACTCTTACAGATGGACGTTGTTCCAAAGTTTGCCGAATGGGCAAAACAAGGAGAGGCGGGCCGTAAGAAGTTAGCAACGGTAACGCGCTATGGAACGATCGTACTCGGCTTAGTCCAAGCGTTTGGAATCGCGCTTGGATTTAACCGTATCTACCCAGGTCTTGTCGACGAACAGTTCGGCACCTGGACATACGTTATGATTGCACTCGTATTGACAGCGGGAACAGCATTCTTGATGTTCATCGGTGAACTCATCACGGAGAAGGGCATTGGTAACGGGATATCAATGATCATCTTCGCTGGGATCGTCGCGGGCTTCCCGAATGCATTCCGCCAGATTTACGAAACGAAGCTCCAAAATGCAGGGGATGCTTTGTTTGTAAACGTGCTTTATATCGTACTTTTACTTTTAATCATGATCGCGGTCATCGTCGGAGTCATCTATGTCCAGCAAGCTGCACGTAAGATTCCGATTCAGTACGCTAAGCGTACGGTGAACCGGACACCAGTTGGCGGTCAATCGGCACACTTGCCGATCAAATTGAACGCTGCCGGTGTTATTCCAGTCATCTTCGCGGTGTCGTTCATGGTGACGCCACCAACGATTGCGAGTTTCTTTGCAAGTCCGGAAACGGCAACGAAGATCCGTGACATTTTCGACTATACGAGTCCAATCGGTATGTCGATTTATGTGGCACTGATCATCGCGTTCTCGTACTTCTACACATTCGTTCAGGTTAACCCAGAACAAATGGCAGAGAACCTTCAAAAACAAGGCGGATACATTCCTGGTATTCGTCCTGGTAAGCAAACGGAGCAGTACATCACGAAGATTCTATACCGTCTGACATTCTTCGGTTCACTCTTCCTCGCTGTCATCGCGGTGACGCCGACATTCTTCATTAAGTTTGCTGGCTTACCGAACTCGGTGCAGATTGGTGGAACGAGCTTGCTGATCGTCATCGGTGTAGGACTAGAAACGATGAAACAGATTGAAAGCCAATTGGTTAAACGACACTACAAAGGCTTTATCCGATAAGGCGGGAGGAAGGGGACCATCCCTTTCCTTTCTGTTGTGTCTATAGAGCTATAGAAGTGGAGGCTACCGACATGAATCTAGTATTGATGGGTTTGCCGGGTGCTGGTAAAGGAACGCAAGCTGCGAAAATTATCGAAGATTATGCGATCCCCCACATCTCGACAGGCGACATGTTCCGCGCGGCGATCAAAGATTCGACGCCACTCGGGCAAGAAGCGAAATCATACATGGATAAAGGGGAACTCGTTCCGGACGAAGTCACAATCGGCATCGTACGTGAGCGTCTCGCCAAAGAAGACTGTGCAAATGGTTTTCTCCTTGACGGTTTCCCACGCACAGTGAAACAAGCCGATGCTCTTGAAGCATTACTTGAAGATCTGGGCAAACAAATTGATCACGTCATCCACATCGGTGTGGATCCGGAGAAACTTGTCCCTCGTTTGACGGGTCGCCGGATTTGCCCAACTTGTGGAGCAACGTATCATGTTCTCTATAACCCACCAAAAGTGGAGGGAATCTGTGATATCGACGGATCAGCACTTGTACAACGTGAAGATGACCAAGAGGAGACAGTACGTCGTCGCTTGGAAGTCAACGTCGCACAAGCGCAACCTTTGATTGACTTTTACGCAGAAAAAGGGTATCTTCGTAATTTGGACGGTGATCGTCCAATCAACGATGTATATTCCGATGTTCAGGCACTCCTTGGTGATCAGTAATGATCATCACGAAAGCGCCGCGTGAAATCGACATCATGCGTAAAGCAGGACAAATCGTCGCCCGGACGCATAAGGAGCTCCAAGCTCACATTCGTCCTGGTATCACGACGGGGCAACTCGACGCGATCGCTGAACGCTATATTCGAAGTCAAGGGGCAACACCATCGTTTAAAGGGTATAATGGTTTCACGGGTAGCATCTGTGCTTCCGTGAACGAAGAGCTTGTCCATGGTATTCCGGGAGATCGTGTACTTCAGGACGGTGACATCATCTCGATTGACATCGGAGCAGAGTACAATGGGTATCACGGAGATTCAGCCTGGACATATCCGGTAGGTACAATCTCTGAAGAGACGAAGCGGTTACTTGACGTAACTGAAGAATCTCTGTATAAAGGATTGGAGCGCGCCAAAGCTGGCGTGCACCTGACAGATATTTCGCATGCGATTCAGTCACATGTTGAAGCAGCGAATTTTTCTGTAGTCCGCGAATATGTGGGCCACGGCGTGGGACAAAATTTGCATGAAGATCCGCAAATTCCACATTATGGACCACCGGGGAAAGGGCCGCGCCTGAAAACCGGCATGACACTGGCAATTGAGCCAATGGTCAATGTCGGGAAACGCTATGTTCGCACACTATCCGACAATTGGACGGTAGTGACGGTGGACGGTAGCATGTGCGCCCACTTTGAGCACACCATCGCCATCACAGACGACGGCTACGAGATCTTAACGGTCGATGCAGAGTGAGCTGTGCGCGTTATTGGTGTCACCTTTCTATAAGCCAGTATCCACTCGTGTTTGTGACCGATGATCTCTCAATGGCTCTTGTAGAAAGCCCCTAGCGCTACAAATCGTCTGGGCTCCCAATCAACTTTATAGAGAAAGGGGTATAATTGATGGCGAAACAAGATGTAATCGAAGTGGAAGGTACGGTTATCGAGCCGCTTCCAAACGCGATGTTTAAGGTGGAGTTAGAAAACGGCCACACGGTCCTCGCGCACGTCTCAGGAAAAATTCGGATGCACTTCATTCGAATCTTGCCAGGAGATAAAGTAACGGTTGAGTTGTCACCATACGACTTGACTCGCGGACGGATCACATACCGTTTCAAATAAAAACTCCGATTTTTTCAGGAGGAGGTATTCACAATGAAAGTAAGACCTTCGGTTAAACCGATCTGTGAAAAATGTAAAGTTATCCGCCGTAAAGGCAAAGTAATGGTTATTTGCGAAAACCCTAAGCATAAACAAAAACAAGGGTAATTAAACAAGGAGGTGCACACATGGCACGTATTGCTGGTGTAGATATTCCACGTGAGAAACGCATCGTCATCTCACTCACTTACATCTATGGTGTTGGTAAAACGACTGCTCAAAAAGTCTTAAAAGAAACTGGTATCTCTGAAGATACTCGTACTCGCGACTTGACTGAGGAACAATTGAACCAACTTCGTGATGGTTTAGACAAAATCAAAGTTGAGGGTGACCTTCGTCGTGAAATCTCACTCAACATCAAACGTTTGATCGAAATCGGTTGCTACCGTGGTGTTCGTCACCGTCGTGGTCTTCCAGTTCGTGGTCAAAACACTAAAAACAACTCGCGTACTCGTAAAGGCCCACGCCGTACAGTAGCGAACAAGAAGAAGTAAGGGAGGGTAAACTAAAATGGCAAAACGTAAACAGAACGTTCGTAGTAAACGTAAAGTCAAAAAGAATATTGAGTCTGGTATCGTGCATATCCGTTCAACATTCAACAACACAATCGTTACGATCACTGATGTGCAAGGGAATGCAATCTCTTGGGCAACTGCAGGTAACATGGGCTTCAAAGGCTCACGTAAATCGACTCCTTTCGCTGCACAAATGGCATCTGAAACAGCTGCTAAAACAGCAATGGATAACGGTATGCGTACTGTAGAAGTTAACGTTAAAGGTCCTGGTGCAGGTCGTGAAGCAGCTATCCGTGCTCTTCAAGCGATCGGTCTCGAAGTCACTGCAATCCGTGACGTCACTCCAGTACCACACAACGGTTGCCGCCCTCCAAAACGTCGTCGCGTGTAACCCGTCTTGTACTGCAGAGCGGGGATTCGAGTAGACTTTTGTTGATCGTTTGACCAAGCAAGGCAGTAGAAACGTACACAAGGCGGTTGGCGATTGAATGCGATGGCCAACATGACGATATTCAAGGAGGGGTTCAGATGATCGAAATCGAAAAACCGAAGATTGAAACGATCGAGTTAAGCGAGAACGCTACGTTTGGTAAATTCGTAGTTGAGCCGCTTGAGCGTGGATTCGGTACAACGCTTGGTAACTCATTGCGTCGTATCCTATTGTCTTCACTTCCGGGTGCTGCAGTCACTGCAGTCCAAATCGATGGCGTTCTTCATGAGTTCTCGACGATTGATGGCGTTGTAGAAGACGTTACCCAAATCATCTTGAACCTTAAGAAACTCGCCCTCAAAGTGTATTCGGAAGAAGAGAAAACGCTTGAGATCGATATTCAAGGCGCTGGTGTTGTCACTGCTGCGAACATTACGCATGACAGCGACGTCGAAATCCTCAACCCAGAACTTCACATCGCAACGCTTGCAGAAGGTGCATCACTTCATATGCGTCTAACAGCACGCCGTGGTCGTGGGTATGTTCAGGCTGAAGATAACAAACGGGACGATATGCCAATCGGTGTAATCCCAATCGACTCGATTTACACGCCAATTCAACGTGTAAATTATCAAGTTGAAAAAACACGTGTTGGTCAAGATGCGAGCTTCGATAAGTTGACGCTTGATGTTTGGACGGACGGTTCAATCCGCCCTGAAGAAGCAGTGTCACTCGGTGCAAAAATCATGACAGAACACTTAAACATCTTTGTTGGTCTTACGGACGAAGCGCTCCATGCTGAAATCATGGTCGAAAAGGAAGAAGATCAAAAAGAAAAAGTACTCGAAATGACGATCGAAGAACTCGATCTTTCAGTTCGTTCGTACAACTGTTTGAAACGCGCTGGTATCAACACGGTTCAAGAACTCGCGAACAAGAGCGAAGACGAGATGATGAAAGTCCGTAACCTCGGACGTAAATCACTCGAGGAAGTTCAAGCGAAACTCGACGAACTCGGACTAGGCTTGCGCAAAGAAGACTAATACTATTAATTGCACGAAGGAGGGAATCCATCCATGGCATACTCGAAATTAGGCCGTACAAGCTCACAACGTAAGGCACTTTTGCGTGACCTTGCGACTGATCTCATCATCAATGAGCGTATCCAAACTACAGAACAAAAAGCGAAGGAACTTCGTCCAGTCGTAGAGAAACTCATCACTTTAGGTAAACGCGGTGATCTCCACGCTCGTCGTCAAGTTGCATCGTTCGTTCGCCGTGAAGCTGCTGGTCAAAACGCAGAGGGCAAAGCACAAGACGCGATCCAAAAATTATTCGCTGATGTGGCTCCACGTTTTGCTGAGCGTCAAGGTGGTTACACACGTATCATGAAAATGGGACCACGTCGTGGTGACGGCGCAGAAATGGTCATCATCGAACTCGTTTAATCCTCATTAAATGATTCGCCATAAAAGGGCAGTGCGTATCCCGCTTCTGCCCTTTTGCTACAAAATGAAAGTATTGATTTGATGAAGGAGGAGAGACGATGAACAAGCTGATTGAACTGGAACAGGTCACCTATCGGTATCCGGAACAGGAACAAGCAGCCTTACAAGAAGTCTCTCTGACGCTTCGTTCTGGTGAATGGGTCGCCATCGTTGGTCACAACGGCTCTGGAAAATCAACGCTGACGAAATTGTTTAATGGATTATTGTTACCAGAGACAGGAACCGTTACGGTTGCTGAGCGCTTTTCAAGTGCGAATCCGGAGCAACTGTGGGAGATGCGCCGAGCAATCGGAATCGTCTTCCAAAATCCAGATAATCAATTCGTTGGCACGACCGTGCGCGACGACGTGGCATTCGCCTTAGAAAACTGGGGGGTACCACGCGAGGAAATGGTTCGTCGTATCGACGACAGTCTAGCGCGCGTTGGCCTTACGGATTTTGTTGATCGGGAACCCCATCAACTATCCGGCGGACAGAAGCAGCGTGTCGCAATCGCTTCGGCGCTTGCGATGCGCCCTGATGTTCTCGTGCTTGATGAAGCCACATCAATGCTTGATCCATTAGCACGGCAAGAGGTCATGTCGACCGTTCAGGAACTCCATGCGACCCACCCAATGGCGGTCATCGCGATTACACACGAATTAGACGAAGTATTACGGGCTAGTCGTGTCATCGTAATGGATGCCGGGAAAATCGTATTAGAAGGATCCCCTCAGGAAGTCTTTCGTCATACATCGTTCTTAGAAGACATCGGACTCGATGTTCCATTCGTTGTTCGGGTACAAGAACGCTTACGGGCGCAAGGTCTCTCACTCGAGGAGACGATACTAGATGAAAGAGAATTGGTGAACCGTTTATGCCAATCTTAATCCAGGAATTAAATTATACGTATCAACTCAATAGTCCGTTCGAACGAGTCGCGCTACGTGATGTGAATCTTGAGATTCCGTCAGGGGCGCTTGTTGCGTTTGTAGGGCATACTGGATCCGGGAAATCGACGCTCGTGCAGCATATCAATGGTCTGCTCAAGCCGACAGCGGGGAAGG
This window of the Exiguobacterium acetylicum genome carries:
- the rplR gene encoding 50S ribosomal protein L18, giving the protein MISKADKNATRKKRHGRVRRTIIGTATRPRMNVFRSNKNIYVQVIDDATHATLASASSLDLEKGNTTDAATAVGKLAAERALEKGIETVVFDRGGYLYHGRIKAVAEAAREAGLKF
- the rpmD gene encoding 50S ribosomal protein L30, whose translation is MAKLAVTLTRSMIGRPENQRVTTRTLGLRKMHQTVVVPDNAAMRGMINHVSHLVTVKEIQE
- a CDS encoding energy-coupling factor ABC transporter ATP-binding protein; the protein is MNKLIELEQVTYRYPEQEQAALQEVSLTLRSGEWVAIVGHNGSGKSTLTKLFNGLLLPETGTVTVAERFSSANPEQLWEMRRAIGIVFQNPDNQFVGTTVRDDVAFALENWGVPREEMVRRIDDSLARVGLTDFVDREPHQLSGGQKQRVAIASALAMRPDVLVLDEATSMLDPLARQEVMSTVQELHATHPMAVIAITHELDEVLRASRVIVMDAGKIVLEGSPQEVFRHTSFLEDIGLDVPFVVRVQERLRAQGLSLEETILDERELVNRLCQS
- a CDS encoding DNA-directed RNA polymerase subunit alpha translates to MIEIEKPKIETIELSENATFGKFVVEPLERGFGTTLGNSLRRILLSSLPGAAVTAVQIDGVLHEFSTIDGVVEDVTQIILNLKKLALKVYSEEEKTLEIDIQGAGVVTAANITHDSDVEILNPELHIATLAEGASLHMRLTARRGRGYVQAEDNKRDDMPIGVIPIDSIYTPIQRVNYQVEKTRVGQDASFDKLTLDVWTDGSIRPEEAVSLGAKIMTEHLNIFVGLTDEALHAEIMVEKEEDQKEKVLEMTIEELDLSVRSYNCLKRAGINTVQELANKSEDEMMKVRNLGRKSLEEVQAKLDELGLGLRKED
- the rplO gene encoding 50S ribosomal protein L15 — translated: MKLHELKPAAGSRSERNRVGRGMSSGNGKTSGRGHKGQKARSGGGVRPGFEGGQNPLYRRLPKRGFNNPTRKEFAVINLDTLNRFEEGTEITPELLVETRTVKGMKDGVKILSNGKIEKKLTVKAHKFSEAAKQAIEAAGGTVEVI
- the rpmJ gene encoding 50S ribosomal protein L36, producing MKVRPSVKPICEKCKVIRRKGKVMVICENPKHKQKQG
- a CDS encoding adenylate kinase, which gives rise to MNLVLMGLPGAGKGTQAAKIIEDYAIPHISTGDMFRAAIKDSTPLGQEAKSYMDKGELVPDEVTIGIVRERLAKEDCANGFLLDGFPRTVKQADALEALLEDLGKQIDHVIHIGVDPEKLVPRLTGRRICPTCGATYHVLYNPPKVEGICDIDGSALVQREDDQEETVRRRLEVNVAQAQPLIDFYAEKGYLRNLDGDRPINDVYSDVQALLGDQ
- the rpsK gene encoding 30S ribosomal protein S11; protein product: MAKRKQNVRSKRKVKKNIESGIVHIRSTFNNTIVTITDVQGNAISWATAGNMGFKGSRKSTPFAAQMASETAAKTAMDNGMRTVEVNVKGPGAGREAAIRALQAIGLEVTAIRDVTPVPHNGCRPPKRRRV
- the infA gene encoding translation initiation factor IF-1, translating into MAKQDVIEVEGTVIEPLPNAMFKVELENGHTVLAHVSGKIRMHFIRILPGDKVTVELSPYDLTRGRITYRFK
- the rpsH gene encoding 30S ribosomal protein S8, which gives rise to MVMTDPIADMLTRIRNANMVRHEKLEMPASTIKREVAEILKREGFIRDVEYLEDSKQGTLRVFLKYGASNERVITGLKRISKPGLRVYAKADEIPKVLGGLGIAIVSTSKGVMTDKEARQQKVGGEVIAYIW
- the secY gene encoding preprotein translocase subunit SecY; its protein translation is MFQAISNMWRVADIRRRILFTLAMVIVFRIGAHIPVPMVNTEVFKIDQNGILGFLNSFGGNALQNFSLFAMGIMPYITASIVVQLLQMDVVPKFAEWAKQGEAGRKKLATVTRYGTIVLGLVQAFGIALGFNRIYPGLVDEQFGTWTYVMIALVLTAGTAFLMFIGELITEKGIGNGISMIIFAGIVAGFPNAFRQIYETKLQNAGDALFVNVLYIVLLLLIMIAVIVGVIYVQQAARKIPIQYAKRTVNRTPVGGQSAHLPIKLNAAGVIPVIFAVSFMVTPPTIASFFASPETATKIRDIFDYTSPIGMSIYVALIIAFSYFYTFVQVNPEQMAENLQKQGGYIPGIRPGKQTEQYITKILYRLTFFGSLFLAVIAVTPTFFIKFAGLPNSVQIGGTSLLIVIGVGLETMKQIESQLVKRHYKGFIR
- the rpsM gene encoding 30S ribosomal protein S13 gives rise to the protein MARIAGVDIPREKRIVISLTYIYGVGKTTAQKVLKETGISEDTRTRDLTEEQLNQLRDGLDKIKVEGDLRREISLNIKRLIEIGCYRGVRHRRGLPVRGQNTKNNSRTRKGPRRTVANKKK
- the rpsE gene encoding 30S ribosomal protein S5 → MRQLEINMDQLEERVVTVNRVAKVVKGGRRFRFAALVVVGDKNGHVGFGTGKAQEVPEAIRKAIEDAKKNMVNVPIVNTTIPHEVNGVFGAGHVFLKPASEGTGVIAGGPVRAVLELAGINDILSKSLGSSTPINMVRATVQGLTSLKRAEEVAKLRGKTVEELRG
- the rplQ gene encoding 50S ribosomal protein L17, producing MAYSKLGRTSSQRKALLRDLATDLIINERIQTTEQKAKELRPVVEKLITLGKRGDLHARRQVASFVRREAAGQNAEGKAQDAIQKLFADVAPRFAERQGGYTRIMKMGPRRGDGAEMVIIELV
- the map gene encoding type I methionyl aminopeptidase; the protein is MIITKAPREIDIMRKAGQIVARTHKELQAHIRPGITTGQLDAIAERYIRSQGATPSFKGYNGFTGSICASVNEELVHGIPGDRVLQDGDIISIDIGAEYNGYHGDSAWTYPVGTISEETKRLLDVTEESLYKGLERAKAGVHLTDISHAIQSHVEAANFSVVREYVGHGVGQNLHEDPQIPHYGPPGKGPRLKTGMTLAIEPMVNVGKRYVRTLSDNWTVVTVDGSMCAHFEHTIAITDDGYEILTVDAE
- the rplF gene encoding 50S ribosomal protein L6, translated to MSRIGKKPVVIPAGVTVTVENNTVTVKGPKGELTREFSPAMAINVEGNELTVTRPNDEKASRTIHGTTRALIANMVEGVNNGFAKTLDIQGVGYRAQKQGNKIVLNLGYSHPIEYTPEQGIEVEVPTNTQLIVRGISKERVGHVAALIRSYRQPEPYKGKGIRYSDEVVRRKEGKTGK
- the rpsN gene encoding 30S ribosomal protein S14, with product MAKKSMIAREVKRQALVERFAEKRAELKAQGDYIGLSKLPRNSSAVRLHNRCSITGRPHGYIGKFGISRIKFRDLAHKGQIPGVKKASW